The following proteins are co-located in the Styela clava chromosome 15, kaStyClav1.hap1.2, whole genome shotgun sequence genome:
- the LOC120333633 gene encoding PDZ domain-containing protein 8-like isoform X1, whose product MIYFIASIILSFLCGALTIVFVALYFVYKYRQDLFQLGKKPRVEYEKSHLGTLLHHNLNNGGGSSILGEKETCRFVNVLFAFIFREWRDTNQLQKWVLKKINIEFMEFMETKTASRLLQGLKIHDVSLGSNFPVFHSAKIKEPYSFTGDELPETVVLELDMEYHGGFYLAIDVDLVFGRTAFLAVRITYLKGRIRLHFSRQPCTHWSLSFMEEPDIKFDVETSFETRQLPQLQSLIVNQIRRTIRRKHTLPHYKMRYNPFFSFQHPDQSPFNGFISEIPTQPSSLEVCVAAATRLLISSRGEKERNAEAPNYVVFATISVNVETCIGKALLSLISTSNAVLKPEIPDVIPNNSSLVETPSTSRTQPVTKTPNTTFDTIQRSFLGLRKDITSSAERSKKPQPAVSQPQVPEKVDQPPAIEKDTLPVAKIQRKDSESSSSSSSSGPSYVMVALNFGATLREETQEDGQKIVVVENITEHNDGQSGMKDGDTVIELNSVPITSLSQAITTIELIRAKKESFKFKVRRNRIELDKSSLSQNNPAADSDKSNTSMDTESDHSDVDLEDFQDFVNISLQVAELHMKDGSGDRRTSSMSEKGPNSSTNQARPHSSSVDGNLDTNADAPYMTLVSSPSPSTSLKSLKYNGSGDKASPPKNTEKDSSNKKVEIKKEKPPRSRSESPPLFRRSHTMPKQEKSTRQTLTGAQTSTGSGKADKTKKKSPVKRNPSPARNSSSNRQPEMFQEIFKTPSRPDKSAEVVSPPSISPLPRTTENLSYARVDDELDSQLFKTSHANSNQHEYSWNNEKFQFNLKERHRYLNIRYWTQQIGKQGIIKTKPPQIVGCVSIPLCELEMNCRGVTSRRVTRRFPLFAPNELPHDHKWFLGEPVASRSSFREQYCYGDTTLTVKLEPKLGNKNNSSNHNPHSHDHNDDAGSYFPDDDTNGMLTTEMLNKMSERSGSDYLLSSNQQQGRRLLVSKETQTPDKEQSSPKKSTQNKTNESTDQSETVEDDKEIHETTKVPVHEKSSLSQILRGFLHGHKANTNENKKNANDLPADPEIAEDPDSRESLKPDDVIVGVITNDKSGLHQFEAVKLTKSMKCSFCHNKLWTKSGLQCTICSSVCHKRCVEKYKKDAPCIDSTENENVETKLVDKSSDRFVVVDSDDNTAEKGLPTKALSFRNKILDMTMSPESKDVNSNVENSGMRVPGSRPRAFSRTKESEHLLAVNAKQMGRDLHRDLPLSQRKAMLESQTQKVENELHSEIEEKERLIQEQKQAGNTTPQWDKLNKKILKSDERLQALALLLLHYRAGLEDCEFDSTTHGLVLSDDEDEIFGQVSSHNIPEVRIENATEDEAINDNM is encoded by the exons ATGATTTATTTCATTG CTTCAATAATATTGTCGTTTTTATGTGGGGCGCTGACAATCGTATTTGTtgctttatattttgtttacaaatatCGACAAGATCTTTTCCAACTCGGCAAGAAACCTCGAGTCGAATATGAAAAA TCTCATCTGGGTACACTTTTGCATCACAATCTAAATAACGGAGGTGGATCTTCTATTCTTGGAGAAAAAGAAACTTGTCGTTTTGTCAATGTTCTTTTTGCCTTCATATTCAGAGAATGGAGAGATACCAATCAGCTTCAAAA ATGGGTTTTGAAGAAAATCAATATTGAATTCATGGAGTTTATGGAAACTAAAACAGCAAGTCGACTCCTACAAGGATTGAAGATTCATGATGTCAGTTTGGGTTCGAATTTCCCAG TGTTCCACAGTGCCAAAATCAAGGAGCCATATTCCTTTACTGGTGATGAACTACCGGAGACTGTTGTGTTAGAACTTGATATGGAATATCATGGTGGATTCTATCTTGCTATTGATGTTGATCTTGTATTTG GTAGAACAGCATTTCTTGCTGTCCGAATCACATATTTGAAAGGACGAATACGTCTACATTTTAGCAGGCAACCATGTACTCATTGGTCGTTATCATTCATGGAAGAACCAgatataaaatttgatgttgAAACTAGTTTTGAAACGAGGCAGTTACCGCAG CTCCAATCTCTGATAGTGAATCAGATCAGGAGAACGATAAGAAGAAAACATACATTACCACATTATAAGATGAGATACAACCCATTCTTTTCATTCCAg cATCCTGATCAAAGTCCATTTAATGGCTTCATTTCTGAAATTCCAACTCAACCTTCGTCTCTTGAAGTTTGTGTTGCGGCAGCTACGAGATTATTAATTTCATCTCGAGGAGAAAAA gAGCGGAATGCTGAAGCACCAAACTATGTCGTATTTGCGACAATATCAGTGAATGTAGAAACTTGTATTGGAAAAGCTTTATTGAGTCTCATATCTACTTCTAATGCTGTACTTAAACCGG AAATTCCTGATGTAATACCCAATAATAGTTCACTAGTGGAAACTCCAAGCACTTCAAGAACTCAACCTGTGACAAAGACTCCAAACACTACATTTGATACAATTCAAAGATCATTTCTTGGGTTACGAAAAGATATAACGTCAAGTGCAGAACGCTCGAAGAAGCCACAACCTGCTGTAAG CCAACCTCAAGTACCAGAAAAGGTAGATCAACCACCTGCAATAGAAAAAGATACGTTACCAGTTGCAAAGATACAGAGAAAAG ATAGTGAATCCTCATCGAGCTCTAGTTCCTCTGGTCCTTCTTACGTCATGGTTGCTTTAAACTTTGGCGCCACCTTGAGAGAAGAAACTCAAGAAGACGGACagaagattgttgttgtcgaaAATATTACGGAACACAATGACGGACAATCAggaatgaa GGATGGCGATACTGTAATAGAATTGAACAGTGTTCCAATCACTTCATTGAGTCAAGCTATCACAACGATTGAACTTATTCGTGCAAAGAAAGAATCCTTCAAATTTAAG GTTAGAAGGAACAGGATTGAACTGGATAAATCCAGTTTAAGCCAGAATAACCCAGCTGCAGATTCAGATAAATCAAATACAAG tatgGACACAGAATCTGATCATTCTGACGTAGACTTGGAAGATTTTCAAGATTTTGTCAACATCAGTTTACAGGTTGCAGAGTTACATATGAAG GATGGTTCTGGTGATCGACGTACCTCATCAATGTCTGAAAAAGGCCCGAATTCATCTACCAACCAAGCAAGACCTCATTCATCTTCTGTGGATGGAAATTTAGACACGAACGCAGATGCACCATATATGACTCTTGTATCATCACCTTCGCCAAGCACTTCGTTGAAGTCATTGAAATATAATGGATCAG GTGACAAAGCTTCTCCaccaaaaaacactgaaaaagattcatcaaataaaaaagttgaaatcaAAAAg GAAAAACCACCCAGATCCAGAAGCGAGTCACCACCATTATTTCGAAGATCTCATACAATGCCTAAACAGGAGAAATCAACGCGACAAACTCTTACAGGTGCGCAAACATCAACCGGATCTGGGAAAGcagataaaactaaaaaaa AATCACCAGTAAAGCGTAACCCGTCGCCTGCTCGTAATTCATCTTCGAATCGTCAACCTGAAATGtttcaagaaatttttaaaactcCTTCGCGACCTGATAAATCCGCAGAAGTTGTTTCTCCGCCATCTATTTCACCTCTACCTAGAACAACAGAGAATTTAAGTTATGCAAGAGTTGACGATGAACTTGACTCTCAGCTATTCAAG ACAAGTCATGCTAACTCGAATCAACATGAATATTCATGGaataatgaaaaatttcaattcaatttgaaagAAAGACATCGATATCTGAACATCAGATATTGGACACAACAA ATTGGTAAACAAGGCATAATCAAAACTAAACCTCCACAAATTGTCGGTTGTGTCTCGATACCTTTATGCGAGTTAGAAATGAATTGTCGCGGAGTTACATCTCGACGAGTTACACGACGATTCCCGTTATTTGCTCCTAATGAATTACCTCATGATCATAA ATGGTTTTTAGGCGAACCTGTTGCAAGTCGATCTAGTTTTAGGGAACAGTATTGTTATGGCGACACAACCTTAACAGTAAAg cTGGAACCGAAGCTTGGTAATAAGAACAACAGCAGTAATCATAATCCCCATTCTCATGATCATAATGATGATGCAGGGTCGTATTTTCCTGATGATGACACTAACGGAATGTTGACAACAGAAATGTTGAATAAAATGTCAGAAAGATCAG GATCTGACTATCTCCTGTCTTCGAACCAACAACAAGGAAGACGATTGCTTGTGTCGAAAGAAACTCAAACACCGGATAAAGAACAATCCTCACCTAAGAAATCTACTCAGAATAAAACAAACGAATCAACTGATCAATCAGAGACAGTTGAAGACGATAAAGAGATTCATGAAACCACTAAGG TCCCAGTGCATGAAAAAAGCAGTCTCTCACAAATACTCAGAGGCTTTCTACATGGTCATAAAGCTAATACTaacgaaaataaaaagaatGCAAATGATTTGCCAGCTGATCCTGAAATAGCAGAGGATCCTG ATTCGCGAGAAAGTCTCAAACCAGACGATGTCATTGTTGGTGTCATCACTAACGATAAATCGGGTTTGCACCAGTTTGAAGCGGTTAAATTAACCAAATCCATGAAATGTTCTTTTTGCCACAACAAACTCTGGACCAAATCAG GTCTTCAGTGCACTATATGTTCATCGGTTTGTCACAAGAGATGTGTGGAAAAGTATAAGAAAGATGCTCCATGCATAG ATTCTACTGAAAATGAGAATGTTGAAACAAAACTTGTTGATAAATCATctgatcgttttgttgttgtgGATTCTGACGATAATACAG CAGAAAAAGGTCTACCAACAAAGGCTTTATCCTtccgaaataaaatattagacaTGACGATGTCACCTGAATCAAAAGATGTCAATTCAAATGTTGAAAATTCTGGCATGAGGGTTCCTGGCTCTCGTCCAAGAGCTTTTTCTCGCACTAAAGAATCTGAACATTTGCTGGCTGTCAACGCTAAGCAAATGGGAAG AGATCTACACAGAGATTTACCTTTGTCACAACGTAAAGCAATGCTAGAAAGCCAAAcacaaaaagttgaaaatgaatTGCACAGTGAAATTGAAGAGAAAGAAAGGCTAATACAG gAACAAAAGCAGGCGGGGAACACTACACCTCAATGGGATAAATTGaataagaaaattttgaaatcagatGAGAGATTGCAAGCACTGGCATTACTTTTACTTCATTATAGAGCAGGATTAGAAGATTGTGAATTTGATTCAACTACTCATG GTTTAGTATTATCTGACGATGAAGATGAAATATTCGGACAAGTTAGTTCCCACAATATACCTGAAGTTCGTATAGAAAATGCCACTGAAGATGAAGCCATCAATGataatatgtaa